Genomic segment of Syntrophales bacterium:
GAAACCGGAAAAGTTTTCATTATCAATTGTATAGAAGAAAACCTTACACATCTCGATGCAATTAGGATTGGTCAGGAGAAATCAAATCGTGTCCTCGACGATTATAGGGAGCAACCGGAAAAATACGGCGGCGACATCATTGGACCCGAAATGCTCAAATGGTATTATCAGAATTATTTTTTCGACCGCAAGAATGTTATGGATTATCCATTCGATGAATTTCGGAAAGACACATTGCTACAACTGTTATCTACGAATGAGAATGCTGTGGGTGATTTCCAACGGGCGAATAAAACAAAGCCTTTAATCAATCTGCGTCAATCTTTCATGACAGCGGCTAAACATTTCAAGTCAATCGAGGCCCCGACACAAAGCGTTATCATTCAATATGGCGAGGATGGACGAAATCTTGTCAGTCAACTCTGCGCCTCTTTTAATGTTGAAAAGCAATATCCGCTTATTAAAAGAGCACAGCATTATTCAGTTAACTTGTATCCTCATGAATTTGAAAAACTGGTCCAAGAAAATGCCCTTTATCGTGTACAGGAGGGTATGGAAATTTATTACCTCGATGTCCAGTACTACAGCAAGAAAACCGGTTTGTCTTTGGTACCGGTAGAAGAGGGGGAACAGTTCAAAAATGAATACATTGCCTAAAAACACTATTGAATTCAGGCTGTGGGGCAGATACGCGCTTTTCACTGACCCTCTTACAAAGATTGGTGGTGAGAAATGTTCTTATCATCTGCCGACTTACGAGGCGCTTAAAGGTGTTTGTAAATCAATTTACTGGAAACCAACTTTAACCTGGGTGGTGGATGCTGTTAGGGTAATAAAGCGCATACGAACGCAAACGAAAGGCACAAAGCCTCTCAATTATGGTGGAGTTTATCCAAGTGAAAAAGCTCACGGCAAAAAGCAAGAGAACTTTTATGACCTTGCAATCTATACTTTCCTTTCAGATGTCGAATATCAAGTGAGGGCACATTTCATATGGAATGAGAATCAAAAAAAACTGGAAAAAGACCGTATTGATGGCAAGCACTATGCCATCGCCAAACGGATGCTGGAGCGCGGAGGTCGTCAGGATATCTTCCTTGGCACGCGTGATTGCCAAGGCTATGCTGAGCCATGCGTATTTGGCGAAGGAAAAGGAGCTTATGACAATGAAGAGGAAATTGCGTACGGTCTGATGTTCCATGGTTTCGATTATCCTGATGAAACTGGGGAGAACAAACTTGTCGCACGTTTCTGGTATCCCGTGCTGAAGAAAGGGGCTTTGGTTTTTGAAAGGCCTGAAGATTGTAAGCAGAAGTATAAGAAAGTTGTACGACAAATGTACGCGAAAAGGTTCGGAACCGAAAATGTAAAAACGGTCGAACTCGAAGCCGCGGAACTGGAGGTGTCGGTATGAGCTGGATGCAGAAACTATATGAAACATGTGCTGTGATCAACGGGTTGCCTTTAAACCAAAATGAACGTCCTTGGCCAGTTTCTCACATGGTCAAGAAAGCACATGTAGAAGTTACAATTGACATTAAAGGAAATTTTAAAAGAATTGACAAATTGGAAGGAAAAAATGCAGCCACGATTATACCAGTTACAGAATCTTCAGCTAATCGTACAAACATAGATGAACCTCACCCACTGTGTGAAGAACTAAGTTATTGCGCTAAAGATTTACCGAATCGTAAGAGGAAAAGATTTGAGTTAATGTATTCTTTGCTAGATTGTTGGGCGAAATCCACTGATTTCTCTCATCCAAAAGTTAAAGCAATTCGAGATTATCTAAAGAATGATGGTAATCTGTATAGAGAATTATTTAAGAATAAATTGTTGCCTTTTAAAACGATGAATTCGAAAGGAAAGAAGACACCAGTTGATGACAGTAAAATATTTGTTAGATGGAGAATAGTGGAGCCCGATAATCAATGTTCAGGCACGTGGGAAGATGAATCGTTGATAGAAGCTTGGAAAAAGTTTGATGAGCGACAAAATAAGCATCACAATAAAACTTTTTGTATGCTTTCTGCACAGAATGTAAGGATTGCAAAAAGTCATCATAAATACTTAAGAACATCTGATGATGGTGCTAAACTCATTTCATCAAATGATTATAGAGGGTTTACTTTTCGAGGACGCTTTACAGATGGAAAAGATGATTACGCTAGGCAAGCTTGCACAATTGGTTACATCGAAAGTCAAATGGCACACAATGCATTGAGATGGTTGATTCGCAGGCAAGGTTATTACAAAGTCGAAGGTGAGTTCGTAAGATGTTTTGTTGCCTGGGCTGTAAATTGGAAGCCTATTCCCGATCCATGCGCAAGTTCATGGGATTTTCTTGGGAAAGAGTTCCAACCACAAGGTAACCTACCTTCGTCGATTGGTGATGTTGGTCAGTCATTTGCGAGGCGTTTTCAAAAGAAGCTTGACGGATATAAAGCCAGTATTGCCGATTCGGAAGATATTGTCGTTATGGGTTTGGATTCTGCAACACAGGGAAGGATGGCAATTACTTTTTACCGGGAGCTGACCGGTTCTGAATTTTTAAAACGAATAGAAAAATGGCATACTGATTTTGCATGGTTTCAAAATTACGGACGGAATAAAGAGGACAAGAAAAAGCAAATAATTTTTGAGGGTGCGCCTGCACCAAGAGATATTGCATGGTGTGCCTATGGTAGCAAAGTGGAGGGTAAGAACGGCGTCAAGTTTCTCAATGCAACAGTGGAACGGCTGATGCCGTCAATTATTGACGGAAGGGCGGTTCCCCGTGATTTAGTTGAACGGTGTATCCGCCGTGCCTTAAATCGCGCTGGGTTTAAATTTGAAAAGGATGGAAGCCAACCTGATTTTGAAAAGTGTCTTGGCATAGCATGTTCGCTGTTCAAAGGTTGTAATATGGAAAGGAGGTACAAAATGGCTCTTGAGGAAAACAGGAGTTCGCGGGATTACTTGTATGGCAGGCTGCTCGCGGTAGCGGAAAAGGTTGAGTCCATGGCGCTCTACTTTGCCAATGAAAAACGCGAAACCACAGCAGCACGGTTGATGCAGAGGTTTGCTGACAGGCCTTATTCAACATGGCGAACGATCGAGACAAGTCTTGCACCATATAAGGCGCGCCTGAACGCAAAAAGACCCGGCTTGCTGAACGGCTACAACGAATTAATGGATCAGATTTGTTGTAAAATTACCACTGACGAATTCACGAAAGACAGCAGACTAAGCGGCGAATTCCTGCTTGCCTATCACTGTCAGCGCAAGTGGCTCAATGAGCATGCGCGCGATAAAGGCCGATGGGTGGCAAAGACAACAGATGAAGACGATCAGGCAAAAGAATCAGACGAATAAATACAATGCAAAGGAGGAACGATCATGGCGACTTTAAGCAAAAAGATCGATTTTGCTGTTATCATGAGTGTGAAGAATGCCAACCCTAATGGCGATCCTTTAAACGGCAATCGTCCACGAACTGATTATGATGGCTTTGGTGAGATCTCAGATGTCTGTTTAAAAAGGAAAATTCGGGATAGATTGCTTGAAAAAGGAGAAATAATATTTGTACAGTCGGATGACAATAAAATAGATGGCTATCCAAATCTTAGAAAGCGGGCAGAATCTGTACTTGGTAATATAGAAAATACATCAGCAATGCGAAATAAAGCCTGTGAGACATGGTTTGATGTTAGATCTTTCGGTCAAATTTTCCCTTTTAAGGGGTCTGACAAGAAAAGAAAAAAAGGAGAGTCTAAAGATAGTTCAGAAAGTGGTGAAAGTGCAACTGGTAGCTCAATAGGAATAAGAGGCCCTGTTACAATACATCCTGCTTTTAGTATAGAAGATATAAACGGCAATATTATATCAGAACAGATTATTAAATCTACGAGCCTTGAAGGTGATGGAATAAAAAGGCAACCTGACCAAATGGGAATGAAGCATCGCATCGGAAAGGAAGTCATCTATGTAACATTCGGGAGCATGAACCCACAGCTTGCCGAACGGACTGGTTTTTCCGATGAAGATGCGGATGTGATCAAAACCATCCTACCAAAGCTTTTTGAAAATGATGCCTCAGCAGCGCGTCCTGAAGGAAGCATGGCTGTAAGGAAAGTTATCTGGTGGGAACATAACTGTAAGGCCGGACAACATTCTTCAGCTAAAGTACATAAAACGGTTTCTGTCAATCCTGATGGAAGTTTCACTCTAAAAAACTTAGAAGGTTTAAAACCGGAAGAGATTGATGGTTTTTGAAACGCAATAGCCCATGACTGTGTTTCGACACATCTTGCCGCTCAGACGAAGTTCTCCGAGGAGGACCTGGAGAAACTCTGGAATGCGCTGACGAATATGTTCGAGCATGACCGGTCTGCCGCCCGGGGGCTGATGTCCACCCGTGGTTTGATCGTTTTCAAACATGATACCGCCCTTGGCAAGGCTCCGGCTCACAGACTTTTCGAACTCGTGCAGGTTAGGCGAAAAACGGATCCATCAAAGCCGGCAAGAGCATTTGGGGATTATGAAATTGTGATTGATGAAACCCGACTGCCCACCGGTATGACATTGGATGTCAAGGTGTGAGACTGTAGTAACTATTTTCGTCGATGAACAACGAGCCTTTGAAAGGCGACACACATGAAAAGAAAGAGAGAACCACCTTCGACAGGTGAGTTGATTCTGTATCAGACGGAGGATGGTGAAACCAAGGTTGAGGTGCGCCTTAAAGATGATACCGTTTGGCTAACCCAACGGCTTATGGCTGAGTTATTCCAGAAGGATGTTCGGACCATCAATGAGCACATTAAGCACATTTTCACGGAGGGGGAGCTTTCTCCGGGTTCAGTTATCCGGAATTTCCGGATAACTGCTACCGACGGGAAGCAATACGACACCTCCCATTATAATCTGGATGTGATCATTTCCGTTGGATATCGGGTAAAGTCCCTTCGCGGCACGCAGTTCCGCATCTGGGCCACGCAACGCCTCCGGGAATTCATCGTAAAAGGTTTTACCCTTGATGATGACCGCCTCAAGCAGGCGGGAGGCGGTGCTTACTTCGACGAACTGCTTGCCCGTATCCGGGATATCCGCTCTTCGGAGAAAATCTTCTGGCGCAAGATCCTGGATATCTATGCCACCAGCATTGACTATGAGCCAAACACTGAACTTTCCAGGCAGTTCTTTGCCTCCGTTCAGAACAAGATGCACTGGGCAGCCCATGGTCAGACGGCGGCGGAGGTGATTCACGGCCGGGCGGATGCGGACAAGCCGTTCATGGGCCTGACGTCTTGGCTGGGAAGCACCCCACGGAAAGCGGATGCTATCATTGCCAAGAATTACTTGAATGAAAATGAATTGGACATCCTGAACCGGATTGTCAGCATGTACCTGGATTTCGCGGAATTACAGGCTTTGAATCGCAGGCCCATGCATATGCGGGACTGGCTGGAGAAACTGGACGATTTCCTGAAAATCAGCGGGCGGGACATTCTGACGGATGGAGGCACGATCAGCCATGACGAAGCGATTGAGAAGGCAGCCGCAGAGTATGAGCGTTATCAGCGGGAAAGGATAAACGAACCTTCCATTGTTGAGCGTGATTGCCTGAAAGCTATTCGCGAAGTCAGGCGGATCGAAGATTCCAGGAACAAGGGCAGAAAGAAATGACGGACGAAGCGCAGGACAATCTGCTTATGATCTCTGCCTTGCAGCACTATGCGTACTGTCCCCGCCAGTGCGCTCTCATTCACATTGAGCAGATGTGGACAGAGAACCGCTTCACCGTCGAAGGACGGATCATGCACGAGCATGTCCACGAGGAGGGGAGGGAATCCCGTGGTGACGTGAGGATCGAACACGGGGTTCCCCTTCGCTCGCTTCGGCTGGGCCTCATTGGAAAAGCCGACGTCGTGGAATTTCATCGCCGGGAGGATGGTTCCTGGCGGCCATTTCCCGTGGAATACAAACGGGGAAAACCCAAACCGGACGACTGCGACAAGGTCCAGCTTTGCGCCCAGGCGCTCTGCCTGGAAGAGATGCTGGGTGTTTCCATCCCTGCAGGAGCGATCTTCTATGGCCGGACCAGGCGTCGTCTTGATGTCGCGTTCGACGGAGCACTGCGGTTGGAAACGGAGGAAGCGGCGCGTCGCACACACGAATTGGTTTCTTCCGGACGGACGCCGCCTCCGGAATATTCGAAGAAGTGTGATAGCTGCTCGCTCGTGGCGGACTGCTTGCCGAAATCCATCCGGAGAGGCCGATCGGTGAAGAAATATTTGTCGAGAATGCTGGCGGAGCCATGAAAAAACATCTCAACACGTTGTTTGTTACCACCCAGGGCGCCTATCTCGCCAAGGAGGGGGAGACGATTGCCGTCAAGGTGGACAAGGAGGTTCGCCTGCGTCTGCCCGTTCACACCCTGGGGGGAATCGTCTGCTTCGGCAATATCTCACTGAGCCCGTTCCTAATGGGTTTTTGCGCGCAAAACGGCGTCGGGATCAGCTATCTCTCCGAACAGGGACGATTCCTGGCCAGGGTACAGGGGCCTGTATCGGGAAATGTCCTGCTGCGCCGCGAGCAGTATCGGCGGGCGGATGATTTAAAATTCTCCGCCGACATCGCCGGATCGATTGTGGCGGGGAAAATAGCCAACAGCCGGACCGTCATCCAGAGAACTCTGCGGGACCACGGGGAGAAAGTGGACAGAGCCGCTTTGGAGCGTGTGGTGAGCCACCTTGGGAACAGTGTCGCATCACTCGGTAACGGTCAGGCTCTTGATGCAGTCCGTGGGATCGAGGGAGATGCAGCCAGGGCTTATTTTGACGTCTTCAGTCATCTGATCGTCGCGCAAAAGGAATCGTTCACGTTCAGCGATCGGAATCGCAGGCCGCCTCTGGACAACGTCAACGCTCTTCTCTCGTTTGTCTATACCATGGTCATGCATGATGTCCGATCTGCACTGGAGGGAGTGGGATTGGATCCGGCCGTCGGTTTTCTCCATCGGGATCGCCCGGGGCGGCCGGGCCTCGCTCTCGACCTGATGGAGGAGTTCCGGCCTTTTCTGGCGGACCGGCTTGCCCTTTCGTTGATCAATCTGAGGAAAGTACAAGGCAGGGGTTTCCGAAAAGCTGAGACAGGGGCAGTGCTTATGGATGACGAAACCCGGAAGACGGTCATCGTTTCTTATCAGGAGCGGAAACAGGAGGAGATCCTTCATCCGTTCCTGGGAGAGAAAGTGACGATCGGGTTGCTGTTTCATGTCCAGGCGCTTCTCCTGGCGCGTTATCTGAGGGGGGACCTGGATGGATATCCGCCCTTCATCTGGAAGTGATCGCTCATGACATCGGATGAAAGGCAGGAGGGATCATGTTTGTCGTAGTGAGCTACGATGTCGCTGATGTTGCGGGTGCGGGTGCCCGTCGCCTCCGTCGGGTGGCGAAGATATGCCGGAATCATGGCCAGCGGGTTCAATATTCTGTCTTCGAGTGTATCGTGGACCCGGCTCAGTGGGCACTTTTCCGGCAGGAGTTGATCGACGAGATCGAACCGAAGGAGGACAGTCTGCGGTTTTATTTCCTGGGATCCAATTGGCGGCGGCGGGTGGAGCACATCGGTGCCAAGAAATCCATCGACCAGGAAGGCCCTTTGATTGTGTGAACCTTTCCGCGAACCGGAAGCGGGCATGTTTTACCAGGAGCTTCGCGAGCATTGTAAGTATTCGATATATTGGTTGTTATGGGTTGTTCTTTGAAAACAGAATATCGCTGAAAGTTTGGATTGGGACACGTTCGCGAAAGTGTGCCGATTAACAGAGTGGATGCAGATAGTTGCAGATATACTGTCGCCCCCCGTGCGGGGGCGTGGATTGAAACCGTGGATGAAGCACATGCCCGACGACTGGGCCTGGTCGCCCCCCGTGCGGGGGCGTGGATTGAAACATGATTGCTATCGACATGGACAATGGCAAGATATGGTCGCCCCCCGTGCGGGGGCGTGGATTGAAACCAAGAATGCGGGTGATCCCGTTGCCAAGCAGATTGTCGCCCCCCGTGCGGGGGCGTGGATTGAAACAAGAAAGAGAAAACCTGTCACGTCCAGGAAGTGGTCGCCCCCCGTGCGGGGGCGTGGATTGAAACTGCGCCGCGGCGAGCGGCGGGCACTGTCCATCCGTCGCCCCCCGTGCGGGGGCGTGGATTGAAACCCCTGTCAGCCTTTCAGCGTCGCCGGAAAGCGAGGTCGCCCCCCGTGCGGGGGCGTGGATTGAAACAAGAAAGAGAAAACCTGTCACGTCCAGGAAGTGGTCGCCCCCCGTGCGGGGGCGTGGATTGAAACTGCGCCGCGGCGAGCGGCGGGCACTGTCCATCCGTCGCCCCCCGTGCGGGGGCGTGGATTGAAACCCCTGTCAGCCTTTCAGCGTCGCCGGAAAGCGAGGTCGCCCCCCGTGCGGGGGCGTGGATTGAAACTTATCGAACGGATAGTGAAGTTTCGGGGTCGCATAGTCGCCCCCCGTGCGGGGGCGTGGATTGAAACTTGCCGATCCCCAAGCCAGTCAAAAGAACTGCCACGTCGCCCCCCGTGCGGGGGCGTGGATTGAAACGGTAAGCGGGCGTGGTTGGAACCTGGACATCTGTCGCCCCCCGTGCGGGGGCGTGGATTGAAACCTCGGCCTGTGTGCCGGTTACCTGATCCTTAACCGTCGCCCCCCGTGCGGGGGCGTGGATTGAAACTGAACGGGGGTGACGGATTTCGGAATCACGCCGGGTCGCCCCCCGTGCGGGGGCGTGGATTGAAACCATCCATCGGTTGAACAGGAATCCCGCCAGCGTCGTCGCCCCCCGTGCGGGGGCGTGGATTGAAACGTCTCGATGTCCCGGCCCATGACACACATGCCCAGTCGCCCCCCGTGCGGGGGCGTGGATTGAAACGATATCGCAAGGGGTCGACCAACGAGACACAGAATGTCGCCCCCCGTGCGGGGGCGTGGATTGAAACCTGATCATCGCCCCTACCATCAGGGTTGCCGAGGTCGCCCCCCGTGCGGGGGCGTGGATTGAAACCCTATGACGGAATGATCATCAAGGCGCACAAGGGGTCGCCCCCCGTGCGGGGGCGTGGATTGAAACTGTATTGTTGCCTATTGTGCAGTGATCGCTTGGGTCGCCCCCCGTGCGGGGGCGTGGATTGAAACGTGTCAATCACAGACATGGGGGATCTCCGAAACGGTCGCCCCCCGTGCGGGGGCGTGGATTGAAACACCACACATCGCCGGTCGCAAGCCGGGCTCGGGTCGCCCCCCGTGCGGGGGCGTGGATTGAAACGATCGCGTCCAGTCCAAGTGTGAAGGACGCATAAGTCGCCCCCCGTGCGGGGGCGTGGATTGAAACAGCCATCCCCGACGTGATCTGGGAAGTCAGTGAAGTCGCCCCCCGTGCGGGGGCGTGGATTGAAACATGCCGACCTCGATCTTAACCCACGACGGATTCAGGTCGCCCCCCGTGCGGGGGCGTGGATTGAAACAAACCCGGGAAAGCGGATTCCGACCAAACTACCGTCGCCCCCCGTGCGGGGGCGTGGATTGAAACGCGCCTGGCCCGGATGTATTCGACAAAGAACCGGGTCGCCCCCCGTGCGGGGGCGTGGATTGAAACGCCGGCAGAAGGCATCCCGTGTATTGCCCCCAGAGTCGCCCCCCGTGCGGGGGCGTGGATTGAAACTGTGGCGTGAGCTTGGCGGGAAGGTTGAGAAGCCGTCGCCCCCCGTGC
This window contains:
- the cas5c gene encoding type I-C CRISPR-associated protein Cas5c; this encodes MNTLPKNTIEFRLWGRYALFTDPLTKIGGEKCSYHLPTYEALKGVCKSIYWKPTLTWVVDAVRVIKRIRTQTKGTKPLNYGGVYPSEKAHGKKQENFYDLAIYTFLSDVEYQVRAHFIWNENQKKLEKDRIDGKHYAIAKRMLERGGRQDIFLGTRDCQGYAEPCVFGEGKGAYDNEEEIAYGLMFHGFDYPDETGENKLVARFWYPVLKKGALVFERPEDCKQKYKKVVRQMYAKRFGTENVKTVELEAAELEVSV
- the cas8c gene encoding type I-C CRISPR-associated protein Cas8c/Csd1 translates to MSWMQKLYETCAVINGLPLNQNERPWPVSHMVKKAHVEVTIDIKGNFKRIDKLEGKNAATIIPVTESSANRTNIDEPHPLCEELSYCAKDLPNRKRKRFELMYSLLDCWAKSTDFSHPKVKAIRDYLKNDGNLYRELFKNKLLPFKTMNSKGKKTPVDDSKIFVRWRIVEPDNQCSGTWEDESLIEAWKKFDERQNKHHNKTFCMLSAQNVRIAKSHHKYLRTSDDGAKLISSNDYRGFTFRGRFTDGKDDYARQACTIGYIESQMAHNALRWLIRRQGYYKVEGEFVRCFVAWAVNWKPIPDPCASSWDFLGKEFQPQGNLPSSIGDVGQSFARRFQKKLDGYKASIADSEDIVVMGLDSATQGRMAITFYRELTGSEFLKRIEKWHTDFAWFQNYGRNKEDKKKQIIFEGAPAPRDIAWCAYGSKVEGKNGVKFLNATVERLMPSIIDGRAVPRDLVERCIRRALNRAGFKFEKDGSQPDFEKCLGIACSLFKGCNMERRYKMALEENRSSRDYLYGRLLAVAEKVESMALYFANEKRETTAARLMQRFADRPYSTWRTIETSLAPYKARLNAKRPGLLNGYNELMDQICCKITTDEFTKDSRLSGEFLLAYHCQRKWLNEHARDKGRWVAKTTDEDDQAKESDE
- the cas7c gene encoding type I-C CRISPR-associated protein Cas7/Csd2, giving the protein MATLSKKIDFAVIMSVKNANPNGDPLNGNRPRTDYDGFGEISDVCLKRKIRDRLLEKGEIIFVQSDDNKIDGYPNLRKRAESVLGNIENTSAMRNKACETWFDVRSFGQIFPFKGSDKKRKKGESKDSSESGESATGSSIGIRGPVTIHPAFSIEDINGNIISEQIIKSTSLEGDGIKRQPDQMGMKHRIGKEVIYVTFGSMNPQLAERTGFSDEDADVIKTILPKLFENDASAARPEGSMAVRKVIWWEHNCKAGQHSSAKVHKTVSVNPDGSFTLKNLEGLKPEEIDGF
- a CDS encoding type I CRISPR-associated protein Cas7, translating into MAHDCVSTHLAAQTKFSEEDLEKLWNALTNMFEHDRSAARGLMSTRGLIVFKHDTALGKAPAHRLFELVQVRRKTDPSKPARAFGDYEIVIDETRLPTGMTLDVKV
- a CDS encoding virulence RhuM family protein, with protein sequence MKRKREPPSTGELILYQTEDGETKVEVRLKDDTVWLTQRLMAELFQKDVRTINEHIKHIFTEGELSPGSVIRNFRITATDGKQYDTSHYNLDVIISVGYRVKSLRGTQFRIWATQRLREFIVKGFTLDDDRLKQAGGGAYFDELLARIRDIRSSEKIFWRKILDIYATSIDYEPNTELSRQFFASVQNKMHWAAHGQTAAEVIHGRADADKPFMGLTSWLGSTPRKADAIIAKNYLNENELDILNRIVSMYLDFAELQALNRRPMHMRDWLEKLDDFLKISGRDILTDGGTISHDEAIEKAAAEYERYQRERINEPSIVERDCLKAIREVRRIEDSRNKGRKK
- the cas4 gene encoding CRISPR-associated protein Cas4; translated protein: MTDEAQDNLLMISALQHYAYCPRQCALIHIEQMWTENRFTVEGRIMHEHVHEEGRESRGDVRIEHGVPLRSLRLGLIGKADVVEFHRREDGSWRPFPVEYKRGKPKPDDCDKVQLCAQALCLEEMLGVSIPAGAIFYGRTRRRLDVAFDGALRLETEEAARRTHELVSSGRTPPPEYSKKCDSCSLVADCLPKSIRRGRSVKKYLSRMLAEP
- the cas1c gene encoding type I-C CRISPR-associated endonuclease Cas1c, with the protein product MKKHLNTLFVTTQGAYLAKEGETIAVKVDKEVRLRLPVHTLGGIVCFGNISLSPFLMGFCAQNGVGISYLSEQGRFLARVQGPVSGNVLLRREQYRRADDLKFSADIAGSIVAGKIANSRTVIQRTLRDHGEKVDRAALERVVSHLGNSVASLGNGQALDAVRGIEGDAARAYFDVFSHLIVAQKESFTFSDRNRRPPLDNVNALLSFVYTMVMHDVRSALEGVGLDPAVGFLHRDRPGRPGLALDLMEEFRPFLADRLALSLINLRKVQGRGFRKAETGAVLMDDETRKTVIVSYQERKQEEILHPFLGEKVTIGLLFHVQALLLARYLRGDLDGYPPFIWK
- the cas2 gene encoding CRISPR-associated endonuclease Cas2, with the translated sequence MFVVVSYDVADVAGAGARRLRRVAKICRNHGQRVQYSVFECIVDPAQWALFRQELIDEIEPKEDSLRFYFLGSNWRRRVEHIGAKKSIDQEGPLIV